In Leptospira hartskeerlii, a single window of DNA contains:
- a CDS encoding DegT/DnrJ/EryC1/StrS family aminotransferase: MGVPFIDIKRFEPGLLEAWEDKVKTLSKNASFIGGEEVALLEKNLATAAGTKYSIACANGTDALQLALRALGVGKGDKVLVPDSTFWATFESVVNVGADPATVDTNPDDLQMDFEEFKKALEEVKPKAAIIVHLYGWGSSKLEDYRKLCKEKGVFLLEDGAQSFGVLYKGKPVYQDALITTTSFYPAKVLGGAGDGGAVFTNDEELANKVRMLGNHGRTSHYGYGDVGWNSRMDTLQAAFLNLNIPYLDARIVSRRKAAEKYYQALPGLGVNVIHPPKDFQENGYCNVTLFDPTERPKIQEVLKSKGIGFAVIYPGAMSDQPGAKPYIVGKFGKEHRTGRICDSILNFPLFPYMTDSELEEVFAAIKEYKK, translated from the coding sequence ATGGGCGTACCTTTCATAGATATTAAAAGATTCGAGCCGGGATTACTAGAAGCTTGGGAAGATAAAGTAAAAACTCTCAGCAAGAACGCCTCCTTTATCGGAGGAGAAGAAGTCGCATTATTAGAAAAAAATCTGGCAACAGCCGCCGGGACCAAATATTCGATCGCATGTGCGAACGGAACTGACGCGCTTCAATTGGCGCTGAGAGCCTTAGGAGTAGGAAAGGGAGACAAGGTATTAGTTCCAGACTCTACCTTCTGGGCAACATTCGAATCGGTAGTAAACGTAGGCGCTGATCCTGCTACAGTAGATACAAATCCGGACGATCTACAAATGGATTTCGAAGAATTCAAAAAAGCGCTCGAAGAGGTAAAACCGAAAGCAGCGATCATCGTTCACCTTTACGGTTGGGGAAGTTCTAAGTTAGAAGACTACCGCAAACTTTGTAAAGAAAAGGGAGTTTTCTTATTAGAAGACGGTGCACAATCATTCGGAGTTTTATACAAGGGAAAACCTGTCTACCAAGATGCATTGATCACTACTACTTCTTTCTATCCTGCGAAAGTTTTAGGTGGGGCAGGAGATGGCGGAGCAGTATTCACAAACGACGAAGAGCTTGCAAACAAAGTAAGGATGCTCGGAAACCACGGAAGAACTTCACATTACGGTTACGGAGATGTTGGCTGGAATTCCAGAATGGATACCCTGCAAGCTGCATTCTTAAATTTGAATATTCCATACTTAGATGCAAGAATCGTATCCCGCAGAAAAGCTGCTGAAAAATATTACCAAGCGCTTCCAGGTCTAGGAGTGAATGTAATCCATCCTCCAAAAGACTTTCAAGAAAACGGATATTGTAACGTTACTCTTTTTGATCCTACAGAAAGACCTAAAATCCAAGAAGTCCTAAAATCGAAAGGGATCGGTTTCGCGGTGATCTATCCAGGAGCAATGAGCGATCAGCCTGGAGCAAAACCTTACATCGTAGGTAAATTCGGAAAAGAACATAGAACCGGCAGGATCTGTGATTCAATATTAAATTTTCCTTTATTTCCTTATATGACTGATTCCGAGCTGGAAGAGGTTTTTGCCGCGATCAAGGAATACAAAAAGTAA
- the lon gene encoding endopeptidase La, with amino-acid sequence MGEVEGSIIPVDSILPPELFLVPIKTRPVFPGIITPLIVPGGKFAKAVDEVLKGNSFIGLVLLKDEENEKKTEENIYDFGVVAKILKKVNLPDGAVNILINTVRRFKVESFSSVEPLLISKVTYPEEEPGASKNTIKAMMRTLLIMTRELAQNNPLFTEEMKLTMLNVNEPGKMADFVCSILNIEKEDYQSVIESVNLKDRIEKVLLYLKKEIDLVSLQREIQENIQDKIDKQQRQFFLREQLKAIQAELGQKEGKYEKKYEKFLEKLKAIPADPEVIEEVEREMEKFSYTDQNTADYNVIRNYLDIMESLPWEAAPAREIDLEKARKTLDRDHYKLDDVKERILEFLAVKKLKPTEKGSILLLVGPPGVGKTSIAKSIAEAMGRKFFRFSVGGMRDEAEIKGHRRTYIGAMPGKIITALRITKEKDSVILLDEIDKLGLGMQGDPAAALLEVLDPEQNKTFRDHYLDLPFDLSSVFFIATANTLDSISRILLDRMEVINLSGYITDEKVQIFNKHLWKKVLEKNGIEPYGIQIDKKAVVTLIDHYSRESGVRGLEKQSDKLARKLALQIVKGESYPKHIEPSDVEKLLGVPKYVDDRMTKPTVPGTALGLAWTSVGGATLLIEAVFVKGKGGILLTGMIGKSMEESSSIALSYIKNFLGSEELFTEKTIHLHVPDGATPKDGPSAGITMATTILSLVLNKRIKLGFGMTGELTLTGEVLAIGGLREKVVAAKRVGVHKIIFPSDNKPQLDEIPDYVKKGMEFYPVTKFEEVAKILFEPKTIEGILKPKTEQVAVAKNTKPSPKKRAASRKKK; translated from the coding sequence ATGGGCGAAGTTGAAGGAAGTATCATACCGGTAGATTCCATACTTCCTCCCGAATTATTCTTGGTGCCTATTAAAACCAGACCGGTATTTCCCGGGATCATCACCCCACTTATTGTTCCGGGGGGAAAATTTGCAAAGGCTGTGGACGAGGTCTTAAAGGGTAATTCTTTCATTGGGCTTGTTCTTCTTAAAGATGAGGAGAATGAAAAGAAAACGGAAGAGAATATTTACGATTTTGGTGTAGTAGCAAAGATCTTGAAGAAGGTGAATCTTCCTGACGGCGCCGTAAATATTCTGATCAATACTGTTCGCAGATTTAAGGTAGAATCTTTTTCTTCCGTAGAACCTTTATTAATTTCTAAAGTAACCTATCCGGAAGAAGAACCTGGAGCTTCTAAAAATACGATCAAGGCCATGATGAGGACCTTGCTTATTATGACCAGGGAGCTTGCACAAAATAATCCTCTTTTTACCGAAGAAATGAAACTTACCATGCTGAATGTAAACGAGCCGGGTAAGATGGCGGATTTCGTATGCAGTATTTTGAATATAGAAAAAGAAGATTATCAATCCGTAATAGAATCGGTAAATTTGAAGGATCGGATCGAAAAAGTCCTGCTCTATTTGAAAAAGGAAATTGATCTTGTTAGCCTCCAGAGAGAGATCCAGGAGAATATCCAGGACAAAATCGATAAACAGCAAAGACAATTTTTTCTAAGAGAACAGTTGAAGGCCATTCAGGCTGAACTTGGTCAGAAAGAAGGTAAATACGAGAAGAAATACGAAAAATTCTTAGAGAAACTAAAAGCTATTCCTGCAGATCCGGAAGTGATCGAAGAAGTGGAACGTGAAATGGAAAAGTTTTCCTATACGGACCAGAATACCGCGGATTATAACGTTATTCGAAATTATTTGGATATTATGGAAAGTCTTCCTTGGGAGGCTGCTCCTGCCAGAGAGATCGATCTAGAAAAAGCCAGAAAAACTTTGGATCGAGATCATTATAAACTGGATGATGTAAAGGAAAGGATCTTAGAATTTTTGGCGGTGAAGAAGTTGAAGCCGACCGAAAAGGGTTCCATTCTTCTTTTGGTTGGACCACCCGGGGTCGGAAAAACTTCTATCGCTAAATCTATCGCGGAGGCCATGGGCAGAAAGTTTTTTAGATTTTCCGTCGGCGGAATGAGAGATGAGGCCGAGATCAAAGGACATCGTAGGACTTATATCGGCGCGATGCCGGGCAAGATCATCACTGCATTAAGAATTACTAAAGAAAAAGATTCTGTAATCCTTTTGGATGAAATAGACAAGCTTGGCCTCGGAATGCAGGGAGATCCTGCGGCTGCACTTTTGGAAGTATTGGATCCGGAGCAGAATAAAACATTTAGAGATCATTATCTGGATCTTCCTTTCGATCTTTCTTCAGTATTCTTTATTGCTACGGCAAACACATTGGATTCTATTAGTAGAATACTTTTAGATCGTATGGAAGTGATCAATCTTTCCGGTTATATCACGGATGAAAAGGTCCAAATCTTCAATAAACATTTATGGAAGAAGGTCCTGGAGAAAAACGGAATAGAACCATACGGGATCCAAATAGACAAAAAGGCCGTTGTCACTCTAATAGATCATTATTCCAGAGAGTCGGGAGTGAGAGGTCTGGAAAAACAATCCGATAAGCTGGCAAGAAAACTCGCACTTCAAATCGTAAAAGGAGAATCTTATCCGAAACATATCGAGCCTTCCGATGTGGAAAAACTTTTAGGAGTTCCTAAATACGTGGATGATAGGATGACCAAACCTACGGTTCCCGGAACTGCTTTGGGACTAGCTTGGACTTCCGTAGGAGGAGCAACATTACTTATCGAGGCGGTATTCGTAAAAGGAAAAGGTGGGATCCTTCTGACCGGGATGATCGGAAAATCGATGGAAGAATCTTCCAGTATTGCTCTTAGCTATATTAAGAATTTCTTAGGTAGTGAGGAATTGTTCACGGAAAAAACGATCCATCTTCATGTTCCTGATGGCGCCACTCCAAAAGACGGGCCGAGTGCCGGGATCACAATGGCGACTACCATTCTTTCTTTAGTGCTGAATAAAAGGATCAAACTTGGATTCGGTATGACCGGCGAATTGACTCTGACCGGAGAAGTTTTAGCGATCGGCGGTCTAAGGGAGAAAGTCGTGGCTGCAAAAAGAGTCGGAGTCCATAAGATCATATTTCCTTCCGACAACAAACCTCAGTTAGACGAAATACCGGACTATGTTAAGAAGGGAATGGAATTCTATCCTGTTACTAAATTTGAAGAGGTTGCTAAAATTCTATTCGAGCCGAAAACGATCGAGGGAATTTTGAAACCTAAAACGGAACAGGTCGCAGTTGCAAAGAATACAAAACCTTCTCCAAAGAAGAGGGCGGCTTCTCGTAAGAAGAAGTAA
- a CDS encoding pectin acetylesterase-family hydrolase, translating into MQAKNLSLLFLIPMLYFIGCKKDEPDNTKALTGAVLAEVLYNPYERITPPTNDTIIIPNTNTSYQTPGKQYSPACFGNSGNTKFYFFRKSVSANNKKLLINFMGGGACWSNNNCFGVNTTTFFNFLNDVPDLFVKVAFQGILDAGNSSNPLKDYDVLFIPYCTGDLHIGSNDVATYDDPYVSSDPSVYSHRGHDNVLSVLKYIQSNYTQVTDVVVAGQSAGGYGAILNYPHIRAVFSDNTKFPSFNKMSLVADASNGAVINGFFSTIVNTQWGSGPNIPDWVVGSNYLTTGTPSIEDYLSKIITAYPNDVVGQYTAAFDSTQRWFFNVMGIIDSGSPSYSDSSSYFGPGDARDVPDLGNTSNTPSNCNWAINANTAMTGTGAPSDKYYYYRAPGDIHTITTSDTMYGLVSNGVNFNTWLKSIVSNVGTPTDVDCSLGSGSHPCTDKNYGSNSLNDTLGRATSQDSFDNNKDLYETCFGP; encoded by the coding sequence ATGCAGGCTAAAAACCTATCTCTTCTCTTTTTAATTCCGATGCTATATTTTATCGGATGCAAAAAGGACGAACCAGACAATACGAAGGCTCTCACAGGAGCAGTTTTAGCAGAAGTTCTCTACAATCCTTACGAAAGGATCACCCCGCCAACTAACGATACAATCATAATCCCGAACACAAATACCAGTTACCAAACGCCAGGCAAACAATACTCCCCTGCATGTTTCGGAAATTCAGGGAATACTAAGTTTTATTTCTTCCGAAAATCTGTTTCTGCAAATAATAAAAAACTGCTCATCAACTTTATGGGGGGTGGAGCTTGTTGGAGTAATAATAATTGTTTCGGAGTGAATACCACAACATTCTTCAATTTCCTAAATGATGTGCCTGATCTTTTCGTCAAAGTTGCTTTCCAAGGGATTTTGGATGCGGGAAATTCTTCTAATCCATTAAAAGATTATGATGTTCTCTTTATTCCGTATTGCACTGGAGATCTTCATATTGGCTCCAATGATGTGGCTACTTACGACGACCCATATGTTTCCTCAGATCCTTCCGTTTATAGTCATAGGGGACATGATAATGTTCTTTCTGTCTTAAAATATATCCAATCCAATTATACTCAAGTGACCGACGTAGTGGTCGCCGGCCAAAGTGCCGGAGGTTATGGAGCAATATTAAATTATCCTCATATTCGTGCAGTATTCTCCGATAATACGAAATTCCCAAGTTTCAATAAGATGAGTTTAGTTGCGGATGCTTCGAATGGAGCAGTGATCAACGGATTTTTCTCCACTATAGTAAATACGCAATGGGGAAGTGGGCCGAATATTCCGGACTGGGTAGTAGGTTCCAACTATTTGACAACTGGAACTCCTTCTATCGAAGATTATCTTAGCAAGATCATAACTGCATATCCAAACGATGTTGTGGGACAATACACTGCAGCATTCGATTCTACCCAGAGATGGTTTTTCAATGTGATGGGGATTATAGACTCAGGTTCTCCTTCTTATTCGGATTCCAGTTCTTATTTCGGACCGGGGGACGCTCGAGACGTACCGGACCTTGGTAACACCAGCAATACTCCGTCTAATTGTAACTGGGCGATCAATGCAAATACTGCAATGACTGGTACAGGTGCACCGAGTGACAAATATTATTACTATAGAGCTCCGGGAGATATACATACTATCACTACGAGTGATACAATGTACGGACTTGTAAGTAACGGAGTGAACTTTAATACCTGGCTCAAATCAATCGTATCCAATGTAGGAACTCCTACGGATGTAGATTGTTCTTTAGGTTCCGGCTCTCATCCTTGCACGGATAAAAATTACGGGTCAAATTCTCTGAACGATACCCTAGGAAGAGCAACCTCCCAGGACTCATTTGATAACAATAAAGATCTGTATGAGACCTGTTTCGGTCCTTGA
- a CDS encoding pectin acetylesterase-family hydrolase: protein MKIRLLVIFLLFSQIYCTKDKDNTQELLTNAFIIDLVTSPFVRITPEPGTFTTQVDHGATPYTYTAIFDPKCSGTEGNVNFYFFRKTVVANNKKLLINFMGGGACWDNANCFGNNTVTYFNQLNTVPDFALDLLFKGVIDQSVTANPFKDYDIIFVPYCSGDLHIGSKDKTYTSGVIKHHGYDNVISVLKFVQNSYPQLDRVFVTGQSAGGYGAILNYPIIRETVTTIDSGAQVRMLSDASNAVVPTGAYTIGPAFFPLLESSWGVETNGIGSGTGFSSSNLPIWVNGVGANYTTGPSPSINDFFKKVATEYPGDVLGQYSALFDGNQRFFYHTMGQINKINNSTLTYSTAATSDPYQAGKSYSVIYGDSDGSSVPDGNSSSSNDYTTCDWSKQAVSKMKDAATKTNYRYYIGPGDIHTITTYNEMYSLNSGGVNFATWLNTLANGASPPASVQCNDSSGSCVNTNLFDSAINGNLGKATSDESYALDPKQDMYTTCGEAAGIGL, encoded by the coding sequence ATGAAAATCCGACTTCTTGTAATCTTTCTATTATTCTCTCAAATATACTGCACAAAAGATAAAGACAATACCCAAGAACTTCTCACCAATGCATTCATTATAGATCTGGTCACAAGCCCATTTGTAAGGATTACTCCTGAGCCAGGAACTTTCACCACCCAGGTGGATCATGGGGCAACACCTTATACATACACTGCGATATTCGATCCGAAATGCAGTGGCACAGAAGGGAATGTGAACTTCTATTTTTTCAGAAAGACTGTAGTTGCGAACAATAAAAAACTTCTGATCAATTTTATGGGAGGAGGAGCTTGTTGGGATAATGCAAACTGTTTTGGAAATAACACCGTCACTTATTTTAATCAGCTAAATACAGTCCCGGATTTTGCATTAGACCTTTTATTCAAAGGAGTTATAGACCAATCCGTAACTGCAAACCCATTCAAAGATTATGATATTATATTTGTCCCCTATTGTAGTGGAGATCTGCATATAGGAAGTAAGGACAAAACGTATACGAGCGGGGTCATTAAACACCATGGTTATGATAATGTGATCTCTGTTCTGAAATTTGTCCAAAATTCCTATCCTCAATTGGACCGGGTCTTTGTGACCGGCCAAAGCGCGGGAGGTTACGGGGCTATATTAAATTATCCGATTATTCGAGAAACAGTAACTACAATTGATTCAGGTGCTCAGGTAAGAATGTTATCTGACGCTTCCAATGCAGTAGTGCCCACTGGAGCATACACGATTGGCCCTGCATTTTTTCCATTACTCGAAAGTTCTTGGGGTGTAGAAACAAATGGGATCGGAAGCGGAACCGGTTTTTCTTCTTCTAATCTTCCTATTTGGGTGAATGGGGTCGGGGCAAATTATACAACCGGACCTTCGCCTTCTATTAATGACTTTTTCAAAAAGGTGGCTACTGAATATCCGGGAGATGTTCTCGGGCAATACAGTGCATTGTTCGATGGAAACCAAAGATTCTTTTATCATACGATGGGGCAGATCAATAAGATCAACAATTCCACTTTAACGTATTCGACTGCAGCTACTTCCGATCCGTACCAAGCAGGAAAATCGTATTCTGTCATCTACGGGGATAGCGACGGAAGTTCAGTGCCTGATGGAAATTCTTCCAGCTCTAACGATTATACAACTTGTGATTGGTCCAAACAGGCAGTTTCAAAAATGAAAGACGCGGCAACCAAAACCAACTATAGATATTACATAGGCCCGGGAGATATTCATACAATCACCACTTATAATGAAATGTATTCTTTAAACAGTGGAGGAGTTAATTTTGCTACCTGGTTGAATACTTTGGCAAATGGAGCAAGCCCTCCTGCAAGCGTTCAATGTAATGATTCCTCCGGATCTTGCGTGAATACGAATTTGTTCGACAGCGCGATCAACGGAAATTTAGGAAAGGCAACATCCGACGAGTCTTATGCTTTGGACCCGAAACAAGATATGTATACTACTTGCGGAGAAGCAGCAGGTATAGGTCTTTAA
- a CDS encoding O-acetyl-ADP-ribose deacetylase: MAMEIFVWKGDITSIQTDAVVNAANSSLSGGGGVDGAIHRVGGPKIMEESRILKIKKYPNGLPTGECVLTSGGQLLAKYVIHAVGPVWKGGDYQEASLLETCYKNILRLSSDRAFESIAVPSISTGIYAYPKELAAPIAVRTILGHGDQFPRKLIFVCFDQETKGIYEEILNQFGVSYKEGISSL; encoded by the coding sequence ATGGCAATGGAAATTTTTGTTTGGAAAGGCGATATCACGTCCATTCAAACGGATGCGGTGGTAAATGCTGCCAATTCTTCCTTATCTGGAGGAGGCGGAGTGGATGGTGCCATTCATAGGGTGGGCGGACCAAAGATCATGGAAGAATCTAGGATATTAAAGATCAAAAAATACCCAAACGGTCTTCCTACTGGAGAATGTGTACTCACTTCTGGAGGGCAACTTCTTGCTAAGTATGTGATCCACGCGGTGGGTCCGGTTTGGAAAGGAGGAGATTATCAGGAGGCTTCTTTATTAGAAACCTGTTATAAGAATATTCTACGATTGTCTTCGGACCGTGCTTTTGAGTCGATTGCTGTCCCGAGTATCAGTACTGGAATTTATGCCTATCCAAAAGAATTGGCGGCTCCTATCGCAGTACGGACTATCTTAGGGCATGGGGACCAATTCCCTAGAAAGTTGATCTTTGTTTGTTTCGATCAGGAAACAAAGGGTATATATGAGGAAATCCTAAATCAATTCGGAGTAAGCTACAAAGAGGGAATTTCTTCGCTTTAA